GAGATCGCGCACCGGATCGGCGCGGTCAAGCCCGCCGCCTTCGACATCTCCGCGGGCTGTGCCGGTTTCGGCTACGGTCTGACCCTGGCCAAGGGCATGGTGGTGGAAGGTTCGGCGGAGTACGTCCTCGTCATCGGCGTGGAACGGCTCTCGGACCTGACGGACCTGGAGGACCGTGCGACGGCCTTCCTGTTCGGCGACGGCGCAGGTGCCGTGGTCGTCGGTCCCTCGGACGAGCCGGCCATCGGCCCCACGGTGTGGGGTTCGGAGGGCGACAAGTCCGACACGATCAAGCAGACCGTGCCGTGGGACGAGTTCCGCACCAAGGACACCGCCGAGAAGTTCCCGGCCATCACGCAGGAGGGCCAGGCGGTCTTCCGCTGGGCCGTCTTCGAGATGGCCAAGGTGGCCCAGCAGGCGCTCGACGCCGCCGGGATCACCGCGGACGACCTGGACGTCTTCATTCCGCACCAGGCGAACATGCGGATCATCGACTCGATGGTGAAGACTCTGAAGCTGCCGGAGCACGTCACGGTCGCCCGTGACGTGGAGACAACCGGCAACACGTCGGCCGCCTCGATCCCGCTCGCTATGGAGCGGCTCCTGGCGACCGGAGCGGCGAAGAGCGGCGACACCGCGCTCGTCATCGGCTTCGGGG
Above is a genomic segment from Streptomyces sp. NBC_01233 containing:
- a CDS encoding ketoacyl-ACP synthase III, with amino-acid sequence MSKIKPAKGSPYARILGVGGYRPTRVVPNEVILETIDSSDEWIRSRSGIATRHWASPEETVAAMSVEASGKALADAGVSPEQIGAVIVSTVSHFKQTPAVATEIAHRIGAVKPAAFDISAGCAGFGYGLTLAKGMVVEGSAEYVLVIGVERLSDLTDLEDRATAFLFGDGAGAVVVGPSDEPAIGPTVWGSEGDKSDTIKQTVPWDEFRTKDTAEKFPAITQEGQAVFRWAVFEMAKVAQQALDAAGITADDLDVFIPHQANMRIIDSMVKTLKLPEHVTVARDVETTGNTSAASIPLAMERLLATGAAKSGDTALVIGFGAGLVYAATVVTLP